The Pseudarthrobacter defluvii DNA window ACGGTGCCGGGGGCGGTTTCGCCTTCAACGTGGACCGGAACGTCAACCGTGACCTTCTCGCCCTGTCGGACGGTCAGGAGGTCGATGTGCTCGATGATCTGCTTTACCGGATCGCGCTGAACGTCCTTGACCAGGGCCAGGTGGCCTTCGCCGTTGATGTCCAGGGACAGCAGGGCGTTGGGCGTCCGGACGGCCAGGGTGGTGGCCTTTGCCGGCAGGGTGACGTGGATGGGCTCGGCGCCGTGGCCGTAGATCACCGCAGGGATCTGGTTGTTCATACGGGCGCGGCGGGCGTAGCCCTTGCCGAATTCGGTGCGCAGTTCTGCTGCGAGCTTCTGCTCAGACATGGATATCTCCTTGAAAACTAAACGGTGTTCAGCAAGGGCGGAGGTCTGGTGTGACCTTCAACGCCGGGCGGCCGGAAAGGCGGCCCTTCAAGAAGGCAGTCCCTGTAAGGGGACCAGCAGACCCAGTCGATAAC harbors:
- a CDS encoding 50S ribosomal protein L25/general stress protein Ctc yields the protein MSEQKLAAELRTEFGKGYARRARMNNQIPAVIYGHGAEPIHVTLPAKATTLAVRTPNALLSLDINGEGHLALVKDVQRDPVKQIIEHIDLLTVRQGEKVTVDVPVHVEGETAPGTVHNLELTVVSLEAEATHLPTAVQVNIEGRAAGEHIHASDLVLPKGTTLLTDAEALVVNISEAVATEEEGATEGGEAVSGEASEAAEEAAAE